Proteins from a genomic interval of Nocardioidaceae bacterium:
- a CDS encoding biotin transporter BioY, with translation MPIGVPITAQSLGVMLVGAILGARRGFLALLLFVVLVAVGLPLLSSGAAGLGVFVGPTGGFVIGWPFAAYAVGWLTERIGTPYSVPRGIVANLLGGIVVIYAFGIVGLALVGDVTLLEATTGSAVFVPGDVAKAVIAALVAKGVHAAYPGLIPARAARTPKDPAGV, from the coding sequence ATGCCGATCGGCGTGCCCATCACCGCGCAGTCGCTCGGCGTGATGCTCGTGGGGGCGATCCTGGGTGCGCGTCGGGGCTTCCTGGCACTGCTGCTCTTCGTGGTGCTGGTGGCCGTCGGACTCCCTCTGCTCTCCTCGGGCGCGGCGGGTCTCGGCGTCTTCGTCGGTCCCACCGGTGGCTTCGTCATCGGCTGGCCCTTCGCCGCGTACGCCGTCGGCTGGCTCACCGAGCGGATCGGCACGCCGTACTCCGTGCCGCGCGGCATCGTCGCAAACCTCCTCGGCGGCATCGTCGTGATCTACGCCTTCGGCATCGTCGGGCTCGCCCTCGTCGGCGACGTCACGCTGCTCGAGGCCACCACCGGGTCGGCGGTCTTCGTGCCCGGCGACGTCGCCAAGGCCGTGATCGCCGCGCTGGTCGCGAAGGGGGTCCACGCGGCGTACCCGGGTCTGATCCCCGCGAGAGCGGCGCGCACCCCGAAGGATCCGGCAGGCGTCTGA